A genomic stretch from Caulobacter sp. FWC2 includes:
- a CDS encoding ice nucleation protein, with protein MPISYLSAAQIAALSASTITNLSTTKLETLASTQVAALSNTALGSLSASQVSALSNTAVKGLTATQIPAFAPNLIFDAEQLAAFSGGQLNALTSTQLAKLDTERLEKLSAAQIGALDTTHFTGLDGTQITALNTTQVKSLTAAQIGAMSLEDLGEMWPDQLQALSPTQLSALPATLIPALDDLQFAALTTSQFKGLTATQVGSLSLDQLSDLDTDFNVFSAAQLAGLTGAQTDSLSNTQFSALTATQLAGLSSSGFTGLSATKVAALTATQIGGLTAAQVRTLSVTDFTKLTPTQVAGFTAGQLSALSTENFNALSATQIAALSSTQLAGLAATQIAGLTATDFAELSATQFQSLSSSQIGGLSAENLSGLDATAFQTISATQITGLTATQLAGLSTTDMAEFSTTQVRALSSGQLGAISITDLSALSGTQVGALTTSALRGLSPYQMRSFSQVEFSQFSVTQVQSLSSTQIGSLGTTVIAGLTTTQVSYLLPAQIPGLTLNQLQALSSTNLASMTPLQVGALTPTQVASL; from the coding sequence GTGCCGATTTCGTACCTCTCCGCCGCCCAGATCGCCGCTCTGTCGGCGTCGACGATCACCAATCTCTCGACCACCAAGCTGGAGACCCTGGCCAGCACCCAGGTCGCCGCCCTGTCGAACACGGCCTTGGGCAGCCTGTCCGCCAGCCAGGTCTCGGCCCTGTCGAACACCGCCGTGAAGGGCCTGACGGCCACCCAGATCCCGGCCTTCGCCCCGAACCTGATCTTCGACGCCGAGCAACTGGCGGCGTTCAGCGGCGGTCAGCTGAACGCCCTGACCTCGACCCAGCTGGCCAAGCTGGACACCGAACGGCTGGAGAAGCTGAGCGCCGCCCAGATCGGCGCGCTGGACACCACGCACTTCACGGGCCTGGACGGCACCCAGATCACGGCGTTGAACACCACCCAGGTCAAAAGCCTGACGGCGGCGCAGATCGGGGCCATGAGCCTGGAAGACCTGGGCGAGATGTGGCCCGATCAGTTGCAGGCCTTGTCGCCAACCCAGCTGTCGGCCCTGCCCGCCACCCTGATCCCGGCCTTGGACGACCTGCAGTTCGCGGCCTTGACGACCAGCCAGTTCAAGGGCCTGACCGCGACCCAGGTCGGATCGCTGTCGCTGGATCAACTCAGCGACCTCGACACGGACTTCAACGTCTTCTCGGCGGCTCAATTGGCCGGACTGACTGGCGCCCAGACCGACTCCCTGTCCAACACCCAGTTCTCGGCCCTGACCGCGACACAGTTGGCGGGCCTTTCCAGCAGCGGCTTCACAGGCCTCTCGGCCACCAAGGTCGCCGCCCTGACGGCCACCCAGATCGGTGGCCTCACCGCCGCCCAGGTCCGGACGCTGAGCGTCACCGACTTCACCAAGCTGACCCCGACCCAGGTGGCGGGTTTCACGGCGGGCCAGCTGTCGGCGCTGTCGACCGAAAACTTCAACGCCCTGTCGGCCACTCAGATCGCAGCCCTGAGCTCGACCCAGCTAGCGGGCCTCGCGGCCACCCAGATCGCCGGCCTGACGGCGACCGACTTCGCCGAGCTGTCGGCCACCCAGTTCCAGAGTCTAAGCTCCAGCCAGATCGGCGGGTTGTCGGCCGAGAATCTGTCCGGCCTGGACGCGACCGCCTTCCAGACGATCAGCGCGACCCAGATCACCGGACTGACCGCGACCCAGCTGGCCGGTCTTTCGACCACGGACATGGCCGAGTTCTCGACCACCCAGGTCCGCGCCCTGAGCAGCGGCCAGCTGGGCGCGATCTCAATCACCGACCTGTCGGCCCTGTCGGGCACCCAGGTCGGAGCCCTGACGACCAGCGCACTGCGGGGTCTGTCTCCCTATCAGATGCGCAGCTTCTCGCAGGTCGAGTTCAGCCAATTCAGCGTGACCCAGGTCCAGTCGCTGAGCTCCACTCAGATCGGTTCGTTGGGCACGACGGTGATCGCGGGACTGACCACGACCCAGGTCAGCTACCTGTTGCCGGCCCAGATCCCAGGCCTGACCCTGAACCAGCTACAGGCGCTGTCGTCGACCAACCTGGCGTCCATGACCCCGCTGCAGGTCGGCGCCCTGACGCCGACCCAGGTCGCCAGTCTCTAG
- a CDS encoding LysR family transcriptional regulator: protein MSKLPDLEGLAVFAKVVELRSFAAAAEELAMSKATVSKAVTRLEERLGARLFNRTSRRLALTDAGQSLVERASRVLAEAQAAEEEASSQSSAPRGTVRMAVPMSLGITTLGPVLPGFFEAYPDVSVDLHLSDATVDLVGMGFDLALRVASLPDSSLVARRLRGVKRHVVAAPAYWDKHGRPGHPAGLAEHRGLTYGHQAAPETWRFQRGSEEASVRPKSVIRANNGDVLVPSLIAGVGVAVLPDFIVGPAVADGRLEAILVDWTAAPIALHLVMPPGGPRPARVDVLANYLGKALSAKG from the coding sequence ATGTCCAAACTGCCCGATCTCGAAGGCCTCGCCGTGTTCGCCAAGGTGGTGGAACTGCGCTCGTTCGCCGCCGCCGCCGAGGAGCTGGCGATGTCCAAGGCCACGGTGTCGAAGGCGGTGACTCGCCTTGAGGAACGTCTCGGCGCGCGCCTCTTTAATCGTACCTCGCGCCGCCTGGCGCTGACCGACGCCGGCCAGTCCCTGGTCGAGCGCGCCAGCCGCGTGCTGGCCGAGGCGCAAGCCGCCGAGGAGGAGGCCTCCAGCCAGTCCTCGGCGCCGCGGGGGACGGTGCGGATGGCCGTGCCGATGTCGCTGGGTATCACCACCCTGGGGCCGGTGCTGCCGGGCTTCTTCGAGGCCTATCCCGACGTCTCGGTCGACCTGCACCTGTCGGACGCCACGGTCGATCTTGTCGGCATGGGCTTCGACCTCGCCCTGCGCGTGGCATCGCTGCCGGACAGTTCCTTGGTCGCCCGCCGCTTGCGGGGCGTGAAGAGGCACGTCGTGGCCGCGCCGGCCTACTGGGACAAGCATGGACGGCCCGGCCATCCGGCGGGCTTGGCCGAGCATCGCGGCTTGACCTACGGCCACCAGGCCGCGCCCGAGACCTGGCGCTTCCAGAGAGGCAGCGAGGAAGCCTCGGTGCGCCCCAAGTCGGTGATCCGCGCCAACAATGGCGACGTGCTGGTCCCGTCCTTGATCGCCGGGGTCGGCGTGGCGGTGCTGCCCGACTTCATCGTCGGCCCGGCCGTGGCCGACGGCCGGCTGGAGGCGATCCTGGTCGACTGGACGGCCGCGCCGATCGCCTTGCACCTGGTGATGCCGCCCGGCGGTCCGCGTCCGGCGCGGGTGGATGTGCTGGCCAACTATCTGGGCAAGGCGCTTTCAGCCAAAGGTTAG
- a CDS encoding pirin family protein, protein MIDRRPFDKLGGANHGWLNAKHHFSFASYYDPSNMNWGALRVWNDDEIAPNTGFPPHPHSDMEIITYVRDGAITHQDNLGNKGRTEAGDVQVMSAGTGIRHSEYNLEPETTRIFQIWIEPKTFGAAPSWGAKPFPKGDRSGKFVTLASGFKDDADALPIRTDARVLGATLKAGESTTYALGKDRSGYLVPAVGVVEVNGVKLNARDGAGIKDEDVITVTALEDAELVLVDAA, encoded by the coding sequence ATGATCGACCGCAGACCGTTCGACAAGCTTGGCGGCGCCAACCACGGTTGGCTGAACGCCAAGCACCACTTCTCGTTCGCCAGCTACTACGATCCCAGCAACATGAACTGGGGCGCCCTGCGGGTGTGGAACGACGACGAGATCGCCCCCAACACGGGCTTCCCGCCGCATCCGCACAGCGACATGGAAATCATCACCTACGTCCGCGACGGCGCGATCACCCACCAGGACAACCTGGGCAACAAGGGTCGCACCGAGGCCGGCGACGTCCAGGTGATGAGCGCAGGCACGGGCATCCGTCACTCGGAGTACAATCTCGAGCCGGAAACCACCCGGATCTTCCAGATCTGGATCGAGCCCAAGACCTTCGGCGCGGCTCCCTCGTGGGGCGCCAAGCCGTTCCCGAAGGGCGACCGCTCGGGCAAGTTCGTGACCCTGGCTTCGGGCTTCAAGGATGACGCCGACGCCCTGCCGATCCGCACCGACGCCCGCGTTCTGGGCGCCACGCTGAAGGCCGGCGAAAGCACCACCTACGCTCTGGGCAAGGACCGCAGCGGTTACCTGGTCCCGGCCGTCGGGGTCGTCGAAGTCAACGGCGTCAAGCTGAACGCCCGCGACGGCGCCGGCATCAAGGACGAGGACGTCATCACCGTCACCGCCCTGGAAGACGCCGAACTCGTCCTGGTCGACGCAGCCTAA
- the wrbA gene encoding NAD(P)H:quinone oxidoreductase: MAKVLVLYYSSYGHIETMAKAVAEGAREAGAQVDIKRVPETAPPEVAKNAHFKLDQEAPVASIADLADYDAIIVGTGTRFGRMSSQMAAFLDQAGGLWARGALHGKVGGAFTSTATQHGGQETTLFSIITNLLHFGMVIVGMDYGHAGQMTLDEITGGSPYGATTIAGGDGSRQPTENELTGARYQGRKIAETAVKLHG, from the coding sequence ATGGCCAAGGTTCTCGTCCTCTACTACTCGTCGTACGGCCACATCGAGACGATGGCCAAGGCCGTCGCCGAAGGCGCTCGCGAAGCCGGCGCTCAGGTCGACATCAAGCGGGTGCCCGAAACTGCCCCGCCTGAAGTCGCCAAGAACGCCCACTTCAAGCTCGACCAGGAAGCGCCTGTGGCCTCCATCGCCGACCTGGCCGACTACGACGCGATCATCGTCGGCACGGGCACCCGCTTTGGCCGCATGAGCTCGCAGATGGCGGCGTTCCTCGACCAGGCCGGCGGCCTGTGGGCTCGCGGCGCCTTGCACGGCAAGGTCGGCGGCGCGTTCACCTCGACGGCGACGCAACACGGCGGTCAGGAGACCACCCTGTTCTCGATCATCACCAACCTGCTGCACTTCGGCATGGTGATCGTGGGCATGGACTATGGCCACGCCGGCCAGATGACGCTGGATGAAATCACCGGCGGCAGCCCCTACGGCGCCACCACCATCGCCGGCGGCGACGGCTCGCGTCAGCCCACCGAGAACGAGCTGACCGGCGCTCGCTACCAAGGTCGCAAGATCGCGGAAACGGCCGTCAAGCTGCACGGTTAA
- a CDS encoding DUF4861 family protein gives MMKRLSLAAAFALSLTAAHAQEHAPAKPLEKPDAEGQKPRAAVVLAPYRFNDILWENDRTAHRIYSRDLEKAEPPSTSGIDAWGKSERWPYMDRQLKTGDQHQNHGEGLDFYDVGTGRGAGGLGVWQDNKLWTSRNWSSWKMIQNGPDVASFSVDYAPWPVDVDRKVWETRTFTLPLGTNFTRMVSTISSDKPGPLVVGIGISKRKRASGSGVFKKDLAPGRVTFWEPADPEKGAMAIALMVDPKSVVEVRQDFDNYLVLIKVEPGKPFVYYMGAAWDKGLDVHTPAEWDAYVSGAKADFDPTH, from the coding sequence ATGATGAAGCGTCTCTCCCTCGCCGCCGCGTTTGCCCTGTCGCTGACCGCCGCTCACGCCCAGGAGCATGCCCCCGCCAAGCCCCTGGAGAAGCCCGACGCCGAGGGCCAGAAGCCGCGCGCCGCCGTCGTGCTGGCGCCTTACCGCTTCAACGACATCCTCTGGGAAAACGACCGCACCGCCCACCGGATCTACAGCCGCGACCTGGAGAAGGCCGAGCCGCCGTCGACCTCCGGCATCGACGCCTGGGGCAAGAGCGAGCGCTGGCCCTATATGGACCGCCAGCTGAAGACCGGCGACCAGCACCAGAACCACGGCGAAGGCCTGGACTTCTACGACGTCGGCACGGGACGAGGCGCGGGCGGGCTGGGCGTCTGGCAGGACAACAAGCTGTGGACCTCGCGCAACTGGTCCAGTTGGAAGATGATCCAGAATGGCCCGGATGTGGCCAGCTTCAGCGTCGACTACGCGCCGTGGCCGGTCGATGTGGATCGCAAGGTCTGGGAGACGCGGACCTTCACCCTGCCGCTGGGTACGAACTTCACGCGGATGGTCTCCACCATCAGCTCCGACAAGCCGGGTCCTCTGGTGGTCGGCATCGGCATCAGCAAGCGCAAGCGCGCCAGCGGCTCAGGCGTGTTCAAGAAGGACCTGGCGCCCGGCCGCGTGACGTTCTGGGAGCCGGCCGATCCGGAAAAGGGCGCGATGGCCATCGCCCTGATGGTCGACCCCAAGTCAGTCGTCGAGGTGCGCCAGGACTTCGACAACTATCTCGTCCTGATCAAGGTCGAGCCAGGCAAGCCGTTCGTCTACTACATGGGCGCGGCCTGGGATAAGGGCCTGGACGTCCACACGCCGGCCGAGTGGGACGCTTACGTGTCGGGCGCGAAGGCGGACTTCGACCCGACGCACTAG
- a CDS encoding heme-binding protein has product MLTILAFAAGLATTPEPQVLTLPVAIDLARAAIGACAAQGAHVSAAVVDAQGNPLVVLRDELSPKPPIAAPRKANAAVVFDQPGSIMEPRQKSDPEFAAKIAADPDHLNPHAGSLPLHVGTTVVGGLAIADTTHETADGCARAALAKFTQFH; this is encoded by the coding sequence ATGTTGACGATCCTGGCTTTTGCCGCTGGTCTGGCGACGACGCCTGAACCTCAAGTCCTGACGCTTCCCGTCGCGATCGATCTGGCGAGGGCCGCCATCGGCGCCTGCGCCGCCCAGGGCGCGCATGTCTCGGCCGCCGTGGTCGACGCCCAGGGCAATCCGCTGGTGGTGCTGCGCGACGAACTCAGCCCCAAGCCGCCGATCGCCGCGCCCCGTAAGGCCAATGCCGCGGTCGTCTTCGACCAGCCCGGCTCGATCATGGAGCCGCGCCAGAAGTCCGATCCCGAGTTCGCCGCCAAGATCGCCGCCGATCCCGACCACCTGAACCCGCACGCCGGCTCGCTGCCGCTGCATGTGGGGACCACCGTCGTCGGCGGCCTGGCGATCGCCGACACCACCCACGAGACGGCCGACGGTTGCGCCCGCGCGGCCCTGGCAAAGTTCACGCAGTTCCACTGA
- a CDS encoding cyclopropane-fatty-acyl-phospholipid synthase family protein, with the protein MAYLRWRRFTELLSLDRPWLGELFMRKRGKPIVAAPVEKWDAEYQDGIYDRLNRSEQRHHHRLLAAMIADRWPNPRVLEIGAGEGVFYEAMRAHRPARYVGVDFSRPAVERGEVRLAAEIAIGEVKMLLGDGRTFATDETFDVVVFSECIEHLGEVEDLVAHYKTNLKPGGAVGLTMWLALKPLRLWHRLKVLGEVLDEAVINTPWGGGWLVAVVRPRVR; encoded by the coding sequence ATGGCCTATCTGCGCTGGCGCCGGTTCACGGAGCTTCTCTCGCTGGACAGGCCGTGGCTGGGCGAGCTGTTCATGCGCAAGCGGGGCAAGCCGATCGTCGCCGCGCCTGTCGAGAAGTGGGACGCCGAATATCAGGACGGGATCTACGACCGCCTGAACCGCTCGGAGCAACGTCACCACCACCGCCTGCTGGCCGCCATGATCGCCGACCGCTGGCCCAATCCGCGCGTGCTGGAGATCGGGGCGGGCGAGGGCGTGTTCTACGAGGCCATGCGCGCGCACAGGCCGGCCCGCTATGTCGGGGTGGACTTCTCCAGGCCCGCCGTCGAGCGTGGCGAGGTGCGTCTCGCGGCCGAGATCGCCATCGGCGAGGTCAAGATGCTGCTGGGCGACGGGCGGACCTTCGCGACCGACGAGACCTTCGATGTCGTGGTGTTCTCTGAATGCATCGAACATCTGGGCGAGGTCGAGGACCTAGTGGCTCACTATAAAACGAACCTCAAGCCGGGCGGCGCTGTGGGCCTAACCATGTGGCTGGCGCTGAAGCCGCTACGCCTCTGGCATCGCCTGAAGGTCCTGGGCGAGGTGCTCGACGAGGCGGTGATCAACACGCCTTGGGGCGGCGGCTGGCTGGTCGCCGTGGTGCGTCCCAGGGTTCGCTGA
- the ppdK gene encoding pyruvate, phosphate dikinase: MPVETLTKTRWVYAFGGGGADGDASMKNLLGGKGANLAEMSSLGLPVPPGFTITTEACVHYYSNGKQYPAELTEQVAVGLAKVEELTGKAFGDVANPLLVSVRSGARASMPGMMDTVLNLGLNDETVEGLAKLSGDRRFAYDSYRRFIQMYSNVVLNLEHHMFEEILDDHKDRLDVHVDTGLTADDWAAVIKDYKAAVQDHLGKPFPQDAQEQLWGAVGAVFASWMNDRAKFYRRMHDIPESWGTAVNIQSMVFGNMGDTSATGVAFTRNPSNGDNRLYGEFLINAQGEDVVAGIRTPQSLTKAAREEMGDVAPSMEEAMPEVFAQFKSVVETLERHYRDMQDIEFTVERGVLYMLQTRNGKRTAKAALKTAVDMAAEGVISKEEAIGRVEPASLDQLLHPTIDPTAHRDVITTGLPASPGAATGKIVFDSDAAEKASAAGESVILVREETSPEDIHGMHAARGIITARGGMTSHAAVVARGMGRPCVSGAGDVSIFPKEGLFRVRGREFKAGEIITIDGSTGEILAGSPKMIEPELTGDFATLMGWADQVRRLKVRANAETPLDAKTARQFGAEGIGLCRTEHMFFDDTRIAAVREMILADDEKGRRAALAKIAPFQKADFVELFTIMEGLPVTIRLLDPPLHEFLPHTEEDVEAVAKATGLDAAKLMRRAKELHETNPMLGHRGCRLGVSYPEIYEMQVRAIIEAACEIAKSGKAAPVPEIMHPLVAKGEEMKYLRDLTDRTAKAVLEEQGVDLKYTVGTMIELPRAALRAGDLAANAEFFSFGTNDLTQTTFGISRDDAGKFLGAYIDKGIFEKDPFVSLDQEGVGDLIRIAAERGRAARPDVKLGICGEHGGDPASISFCETVGLDYVSCSPYRVPIARLAAAQAALANKR, encoded by the coding sequence ATGCCGGTTGAGACGTTGACCAAGACCCGTTGGGTTTATGCATTCGGCGGAGGCGGCGCTGACGGCGACGCCTCGATGAAGAACCTGCTGGGTGGGAAGGGGGCTAATCTCGCGGAGATGTCGTCCCTGGGCCTGCCGGTTCCGCCAGGCTTCACCATCACCACGGAAGCCTGTGTCCACTACTATTCGAACGGCAAGCAGTACCCGGCCGAGCTGACCGAGCAGGTCGCCGTCGGGCTGGCCAAGGTCGAGGAGCTGACCGGCAAGGCGTTTGGCGACGTCGCCAACCCGCTGCTGGTCTCTGTGCGCTCGGGCGCCCGGGCTTCCATGCCGGGCATGATGGACACCGTGCTGAACCTGGGCCTGAACGACGAGACGGTCGAGGGCCTGGCCAAGCTGTCGGGCGACCGCCGCTTCGCCTATGACAGCTACCGCCGCTTCATCCAGATGTACTCGAACGTCGTGCTCAATCTGGAGCACCACATGTTCGAGGAGATCCTGGACGACCATAAGGATCGCCTGGACGTTCATGTCGACACCGGCCTGACCGCCGACGACTGGGCCGCCGTGATCAAGGACTACAAGGCCGCTGTTCAGGATCACCTGGGCAAGCCGTTCCCGCAGGACGCCCAGGAGCAGCTGTGGGGCGCTGTCGGCGCCGTGTTCGCCAGCTGGATGAACGACCGCGCCAAGTTCTATCGCCGCATGCACGACATCCCCGAGAGCTGGGGCACGGCCGTGAACATCCAGTCGATGGTGTTCGGCAACATGGGCGACACCTCCGCGACAGGCGTGGCCTTCACCCGCAACCCGTCGAACGGCGACAACCGTCTGTACGGCGAGTTCCTGATCAACGCCCAGGGCGAGGACGTGGTGGCCGGCATCCGCACGCCGCAGTCCCTGACCAAGGCCGCCCGCGAGGAAATGGGCGACGTCGCCCCCTCGATGGAAGAGGCGATGCCCGAGGTGTTCGCCCAGTTCAAGTCGGTGGTCGAGACGCTGGAGCGTCACTATCGCGACATGCAGGACATCGAGTTCACCGTCGAGCGCGGCGTGCTCTACATGCTGCAGACCCGCAACGGCAAGCGCACCGCCAAGGCCGCGCTGAAGACGGCCGTCGACATGGCCGCCGAGGGCGTGATCAGCAAGGAAGAGGCGATCGGCCGCGTCGAGCCGGCCTCGCTGGACCAACTGCTGCACCCGACCATCGACCCGACCGCCCATCGCGACGTGATCACCACCGGTCTGCCCGCCTCGCCCGGCGCGGCGACCGGCAAGATCGTCTTCGACAGCGACGCCGCCGAGAAGGCCTCGGCCGCCGGCGAAAGCGTCATCCTCGTGCGCGAGGAGACCTCGCCGGAAGACATTCACGGCATGCACGCCGCACGCGGCATCATCACGGCCAGGGGCGGCATGACCAGCCACGCCGCGGTCGTGGCGCGCGGCATGGGGCGCCCGTGCGTCTCGGGCGCCGGCGATGTCTCCATCTTCCCTAAGGAAGGCCTGTTCCGGGTCCGTGGCCGCGAGTTCAAGGCCGGTGAGATCATCACCATCGACGGGTCGACCGGCGAAATCCTGGCCGGTTCGCCGAAGATGATCGAGCCCGAGCTGACCGGCGACTTCGCCACCCTGATGGGCTGGGCCGACCAGGTCCGCCGCCTGAAGGTGCGCGCCAACGCTGAGACGCCGCTGGACGCCAAGACCGCCCGCCAGTTCGGCGCGGAGGGCATCGGCCTGTGCCGCACCGAGCACATGTTCTTCGATGACACCCGGATCGCCGCCGTGCGCGAGATGATCCTGGCCGACGACGAGAAGGGCCGCCGCGCGGCCCTGGCCAAGATCGCTCCGTTCCAGAAGGCCGACTTCGTGGAGCTCTTCACGATCATGGAGGGCCTGCCGGTCACGATCCGCCTGCTGGATCCGCCGCTGCACGAGTTCCTGCCGCACACCGAGGAAGACGTCGAAGCCGTGGCCAAGGCCACCGGCCTGGACGCCGCCAAGCTGATGCGTCGCGCCAAGGAGCTGCACGAGACCAACCCCATGCTGGGCCATCGCGGCTGCCGCCTGGGCGTCTCTTATCCCGAGATCTACGAGATGCAGGTCCGCGCCATCATCGAGGCCGCCTGCGAGATCGCCAAGTCGGGCAAGGCCGCTCCGGTGCCGGAAATCATGCACCCGCTCGTCGCCAAAGGCGAAGAGATGAAGTACCTGCGCGACCTGACCGACCGCACCGCCAAGGCCGTGCTGGAAGAGCAGGGCGTCGACCTGAAGTACACGGTCGGCACCATGATCGAGCTGCCCCGCGCCGCCCTGCGGGCTGGTGACCTGGCCGCCAACGCCGAGTTCTTCAGCTTCGGCACCAACGACCTGACCCAGACGACCTTCGGCATCAGCCGCGACGACGCCGGCAAGTTCCTGGGCGCCTATATCGACAAGGGCATCTTCGAGAAGGACCCCTTCGTCAGCCTCGACCAGGAAGGCGTGGGTGACCTGATCCGCATCGCCGCCGAGCGCGGCCGCGCGGCGCGTCCCGACGTCAAACTGGGCATCTGCGGCGAGCACGGCGGCGACCCCGCCTCGATCAGCTTCTGTGAGACGGTCGGCCTCGACTACGTGTCGTGTTCGCCCTACCGCGTGCCGATCGCGCGTCTGGCGGCGGCGCAAGCGGCGCTCGCCAACAAGCGCTAG
- a CDS encoding response regulator transcription factor: protein MKLLLVEDDAMLGAAMKRGLEKAGYVVDWAQDGDEALGGLSAQAYETVILDLSLPQVDGIEVLKRMRARRDTTPVIIVTARGRGDQKIDGLDAGADDYLVKPFDLDELLARIRAQIRRAEGRVNDVLRVKDVALDIGARLVRRGDAAVQLTAKELRVLDVLMRRAGRFVSKDDLENALYDAAGGVESNTIEVTIYALRKKLGTDFILTARGLGYMVGK, encoded by the coding sequence GTGAAACTCTTGCTCGTCGAGGACGACGCCATGCTGGGCGCGGCGATGAAGCGGGGCCTGGAGAAGGCCGGCTATGTCGTCGACTGGGCCCAGGATGGCGACGAGGCGCTGGGAGGGCTCAGCGCTCAAGCCTATGAGACCGTGATCCTGGACCTGTCGCTGCCGCAGGTGGATGGCATCGAGGTGCTCAAGCGGATGCGCGCCCGCCGCGACACCACGCCGGTCATCATCGTCACGGCGCGGGGACGTGGCGATCAGAAGATCGACGGGCTGGACGCGGGCGCCGACGACTATCTGGTCAAGCCCTTCGACCTCGACGAACTGCTGGCGCGCATCCGGGCACAGATCCGCCGCGCGGAGGGGCGGGTCAACGACGTGCTGCGGGTCAAGGACGTGGCCCTGGACATCGGCGCGCGTCTGGTGCGGCGTGGCGATGCGGCCGTGCAGCTGACCGCCAAGGAGCTGCGGGTGCTCGATGTCCTGATGCGCAGGGCCGGCCGCTTCGTCAGCAAGGACGACCTGGAGAACGCGCTCTATGACGCCGCCGGCGGGGTCGAGAGCAACACTATCGAGGTGACCATCTACGCGCTGCGCAAGAAGCTCGGGACCGACTTCATCCTGACGGCCCGCGGGCTGGGCTACATGGTGGGCAAATGA
- a CDS encoding ATP-binding protein: MKSPRPLAPRTFDPRASVTGQLFRRVTALLIAIMITVFGMMYWTARNEIDKVYDGQLITGANVLRALMSEEIKERGQNRSGVSLEIGDEWLSDEDRKAFDAYADWRMFRIWKDGRLVLGSDTGPSLAPPRGQKGFETAKVAGKHWRIFNLPVGEAGVTIQVGERTSIRSVLVKQILVELAIPLMLVLPASLALIWLALKDGLRAVRALVAAIGDRGSRDLSPLDTRTWPLDLQPMVRSVNDLLTRLQRSYEHERQFIDSAAHQLRTPLAALSLQAQLIAQEDDPVERATQVQQLREGVARASELTEQLLTLAQLGPRIDRDLTADPRAEATAALAEIAVIAAAKGVALALEGQTPRVQGDPALVRLILANLIENAVCHAPPDSEVQVLLSSDRNLGWVTVSDHGPGIPTDERERVFQRFFRGANARGSGSGLGLAIVEEASRVLGGRVILADRADGAPGLEARFGLPKAAS, encoded by the coding sequence ATGAAGTCGCCCCGCCCTCTTGCTCCCCGCACCTTCGATCCACGGGCCTCGGTCACCGGTCAGCTCTTCCGCCGGGTGACCGCCCTGCTGATCGCCATCATGATCACCGTCTTCGGGATGATGTACTGGACCGCCCGCAACGAGATCGACAAGGTCTATGACGGCCAGCTGATCACCGGCGCCAACGTGCTGCGCGCCCTGATGAGCGAAGAGATCAAGGAGCGCGGTCAGAACCGGTCTGGCGTCTCGCTGGAGATCGGCGACGAGTGGCTGAGCGACGAGGACCGCAAGGCCTTCGACGCCTATGCCGACTGGCGGATGTTCAGGATCTGGAAGGACGGGCGCCTGGTCCTGGGCTCCGACACCGGCCCCAGCCTGGCCCCGCCGCGCGGCCAGAAGGGGTTCGAGACCGCCAAGGTCGCAGGCAAGCATTGGCGGATCTTCAACCTGCCGGTGGGCGAAGCCGGCGTCACCATTCAGGTGGGCGAGCGCACCAGTATCCGGTCGGTGCTGGTCAAACAGATCCTGGTCGAGCTGGCCATCCCGCTGATGCTGGTGCTGCCAGCCAGCCTGGCGCTGATCTGGCTGGCGCTGAAGGACGGCCTGCGGGCGGTGCGCGCCCTGGTCGCGGCGATCGGCGATCGCGGCTCCCGCGACCTCAGCCCGCTCGACACCCGGACCTGGCCGCTCGACCTGCAGCCGATGGTGCGGTCGGTCAACGACCTGCTGACCCGTCTGCAGCGCAGCTACGAACACGAGCGGCAGTTCATCGACAGCGCCGCCCACCAGCTGCGCACGCCCCTGGCGGCGCTGAGCCTTCAGGCCCAGCTGATCGCGCAGGAGGACGATCCGGTCGAGCGCGCGACTCAGGTCCAGCAACTGCGCGAGGGCGTGGCCCGGGCCAGCGAACTGACCGAACAGTTGCTGACCCTGGCGCAGTTGGGACCGCGGATCGACCGGGACCTGACCGCCGATCCGCGCGCCGAGGCCACCGCCGCCCTGGCCGAGATCGCCGTCATCGCCGCCGCCAAGGGCGTGGCTCTGGCGCTGGAGGGCCAGACGCCGCGGGTCCAGGGCGACCCGGCCCTGGTCCGCCTGATCCTGGCCAATCTGATCGAGAACGCCGTCTGCCACGCCCCGCCTGACTCGGAGGTTCAGGTCCTGCTCTCCAGCGATCGCAACCTGGGCTGGGTGACCGTTTCCGACCACGGTCCGGGGATACCTACCGACGAGCGCGAGCGCGTCTTCCAGCGCTTCTTCCGCGGCGCCAACGCCCGTGGATCGGGCTCAGGACTAGGCCTGGCGATCGTCGAGGAGGCCTCCCGCGTCCTGGGCGGGCGGGTTATTCTTGCGGATCGCGCGGACGGCGCCCCGGGTCTGGAGGCTCGCTTCGGCCTGCCAAAGGCCGCTTCCTAG